In one Mucilaginibacter ginsenosidivorax genomic region, the following are encoded:
- a CDS encoding S9 family peptidase, which yields MKYLSLLAVAVMFSACKNTDKPAVVKSYTIEQLYKNKSIGGAGFNADETKVLIEDNSSGIFNIYAINLADTSSKQLTHSAKDSYFSIGYVPGTNDFLYSADQGGNENSHIYLQKADGSPVKDLTPWANTTNSTNGWSADKKYLYVVSNKRDPKFFDVYKLDVKSWKDELLYENNDGYSPGPVSKSERYIALTKSITTDKNELYLYDRTTKATKKLSNDKDATWYPAAFTKGDSSLYYITNDGSEFSYLVKYNLATGATAKVYSTNWDVVGMELSDLEKYYTVYVNADGKTRVLLFDNSTGKQMDFPEIKDGEAKSAVFSPSEKNIMLTVGSSTSPNNLYVYNFERKELKPITRTLNPAVSSDDLVSAEVVHFKSFDGLEIPAIYYKPKNASKDKSVPAILWIHGGPGGQTTTSFSNQIQFLVNHGYAVLAVNNRGSSGYGKTFYKLDNKDHSNGDLKDCIWGKKWLQQQAYIDTAKIGILGGSYGGCMVLGALAFHPNEFKVGVDLFGVANWIRTLKSIPPYWEAQRKALYEELGDPYSADSVHLKKISPLFHYQTINKPLIVFQGMNDVRVLPIESKEIVDGVKKNGVPVEYITYPNEGHGFTKKEDQITTANRTLAFLDKYLAGKK from the coding sequence ATGAAATACCTATCCTTACTGGCCGTGGCTGTAATGTTCAGCGCGTGCAAAAACACAGATAAGCCTGCTGTTGTAAAATCATACACCATTGAGCAGTTGTATAAAAATAAATCAATTGGCGGGGCGGGCTTTAATGCCGACGAGACCAAGGTGCTTATTGAAGATAACAGCAGCGGGATATTTAATATTTACGCCATTAATTTGGCCGATACCTCATCAAAGCAACTCACCCATTCAGCCAAAGACTCCTATTTTTCTATAGGCTACGTGCCGGGTACCAATGATTTTTTATACAGCGCCGACCAGGGTGGTAACGAAAATAGTCACATCTACCTGCAAAAGGCAGACGGCTCGCCGGTGAAGGATCTTACACCGTGGGCAAATACCACCAATAGTACAAACGGCTGGAGTGCCGATAAAAAGTACCTTTACGTTGTAAGCAACAAGCGCGACCCTAAGTTTTTTGACGTTTATAAACTTGATGTAAAAAGCTGGAAGGATGAGCTGCTATATGAAAACAACGACGGCTATTCGCCCGGCCCTGTTTCAAAATCCGAGCGGTACATTGCCTTAACCAAATCTATCACTACCGATAAAAACGAGTTGTACCTTTACGATAGGACAACAAAAGCTACCAAAAAGCTAAGTAACGATAAAGACGCAACCTGGTACCCGGCGGCTTTCACCAAAGGCGATTCGAGCCTGTACTACATTACCAACGACGGAAGCGAATTTAGTTACCTGGTAAAATATAACCTGGCAACCGGGGCAACCGCCAAAGTTTACAGCACCAACTGGGATGTTGTTGGCATGGAACTAAGCGACCTGGAAAAATATTACACCGTGTATGTAAATGCCGATGGCAAAACCAGGGTTTTGCTGTTTGATAACAGTACCGGTAAGCAAATGGATTTTCCGGAAATTAAAGATGGCGAGGCTAAGTCGGCAGTGTTTTCCCCAAGCGAGAAAAATATAATGCTTACGGTAGGTAGCAGCACAAGCCCCAATAACCTTTACGTTTATAATTTTGAGAGGAAGGAATTAAAACCGATAACCCGCACACTAAATCCGGCGGTAAGCAGTGATGATTTGGTAAGCGCAGAAGTTGTCCATTTTAAATCTTTTGACGGGCTGGAAATTCCTGCGATTTATTACAAACCTAAAAATGCCAGCAAAGATAAATCGGTGCCGGCTATACTTTGGATACACGGCGGGCCGGGCGGCCAAACCACAACCAGCTTTAGTAATCAAATACAGTTTTTGGTAAACCATGGCTACGCGGTTTTGGCGGTTAACAACCGGGGCAGCAGCGGTTATGGTAAAACTTTTTACAAGCTGGATAACAAAGACCACAGCAACGGCGATTTAAAGGACTGCATTTGGGGTAAAAAATGGTTACAGCAACAAGCTTACATCGATACCGCGAAAATAGGCATACTGGGCGGCAGCTACGGAGGCTGCATGGTACTGGGCGCCCTTGCCTTTCATCCTAACGAATTTAAAGTAGGGGTAGACCTCTTTGGCGTAGCCAACTGGATACGGACACTCAAAAGTATCCCTCCGTATTGGGAAGCCCAGCGCAAGGCCCTTTACGAGGAACTGGGCGATCCGTACTCGGCGGATAGCGTACACCTGAAAAAGATTTCGCCTTTGTTTCATTACCAAACCATCAACAAGCCGCTAATTGTTTTCCAGGGGATGAACGATGTGCGGGTATTGCCGATTGAAAGCAAGGAAATTGTGGATGGTGTAAAAAAGAATGGCGTGCCCGTTGAATACATTACCTATCCTAACGAAGGCCATGGTTTTACCAAAAAGGAAGACCAGATAACAACAGCCAACAGAACCCTGGCGTTTTTAGATAAGTATTTGGCTGGCAAAAAATAG
- a CDS encoding FKBP-type peptidyl-prolyl cis-trans isomerase: MKIEPQHVVSLTYDLYVDQDGTETLTESATQEQPLTFLFGAGQMLPKFEENLSSLSTGDTYEFRLAAGDAYGEYDEEAVANLPKEMFQGTELPEIGSILPLQDNNGNRFQAQVVSIAEDSVIVDLNHPMAGQELHFKGSILNVRPATPEELSHGHAHGPDGHHAH; encoded by the coding sequence ATGAAGATTGAACCACAGCACGTAGTGTCATTAACTTACGATTTGTATGTTGACCAGGATGGTACCGAAACTTTAACAGAAAGTGCCACACAAGAACAACCTTTAACCTTTTTATTTGGTGCCGGCCAGATGCTGCCCAAATTTGAAGAAAACTTAAGCAGCCTTTCAACAGGGGATACTTATGAATTCCGCTTAGCTGCAGGCGATGCTTATGGCGAATATGATGAAGAAGCTGTAGCCAACCTGCCAAAGGAAATGTTCCAGGGAACAGAGCTTCCTGAAATTGGCAGTATTTTGCCTTTACAGGATAACAATGGTAACCGTTTTCAGGCCCAGGTAGTATCAATAGCCGAAGATTCGGTAATTGTTGATCTTAATCACCCCATGGCCGGCCAGGAACTGCACTTTAAAGGCAGTATCCTGAACGTACGCCCGGCAACGCCCGAAGAATTATCGCATGGCCACGCTCACGGCCCTGATGGTCATCACGCTCACTAA
- a CDS encoding thioredoxin domain-containing protein: MNKLANSTSPYLLQHANNPVNWYPWGKEALDKAKAENKLILVSIGYSACHWCHVMEHESFEDEAVAAVMNEYFVCIKVDREERPDVDQIYMSAVQLMSGRGGWPLNCICLPDQRPIYGGTYFRKNDWTSLLFNLADFYKQKPDEAEEYAVRLTDGIQKYESIQFIADQPDYTKDDLKVIGDNWKRYFDRHEGGTGNAPKFPMPNNWQLLMRYAHLTNDGEIAKQVKLTLHKMAFGGIYDHVGGGFARYSVDGRWHVPHFEKMLYDNAQLITLYSEAYTWQPDELYKTVVDEIIHFATTELASPDMGFYSALDADSEGVEGKFYIFTKTEIQAILGDDADLFCIYYHITEDGNWEEEHSNVLFRKETDAQLAEKLGLGVDDLLTQVKASRKMVFEARSHRIRPGLDNKILASWNGLMLKGLCEAYRAFDEPGYLELALKNADFILNNLVGQNGRLSRVYGSPVTDGMPVAFLDDYANIIDGLIALYEVTFNEDWLQQAKALTDTAIAHYYDEINGIFFYTADDDEQLIARKSEIMDGVTPASNSAMARNLKKLGLLFDNESYAAVSAQLLRNIMPQLAKYGTAYSNWTMLLLDEVFGIYEVAVTGPEAETVRKELENNYIPNKIILGGTKGSLPLLQDKFGKSTQIFVCIDKTCGLPANNTADALKQMQA; this comes from the coding sequence ATGAATAAACTCGCAAATTCCACATCACCATATTTATTGCAGCACGCCAATAATCCTGTAAACTGGTACCCCTGGGGTAAAGAAGCGCTGGATAAGGCCAAGGCGGAGAATAAACTGATATTGGTGAGTATTGGCTACTCGGCCTGCCACTGGTGCCACGTAATGGAGCACGAAAGCTTTGAGGATGAAGCCGTGGCCGCAGTAATGAACGAATATTTTGTTTGCATTAAGGTAGATAGGGAGGAGCGGCCCGATGTTGACCAGATTTACATGAGCGCGGTGCAGCTGATGAGCGGCCGTGGCGGCTGGCCGCTAAACTGTATTTGCCTGCCAGATCAGCGGCCAATTTACGGCGGCACCTATTTTCGTAAAAACGACTGGACATCGCTGCTGTTTAACCTGGCCGATTTTTATAAACAAAAACCCGATGAAGCGGAAGAGTACGCCGTTCGCCTGACCGACGGGATCCAAAAATATGAATCGATCCAATTTATAGCCGATCAGCCTGATTATACCAAGGATGACCTGAAAGTTATCGGTGATAACTGGAAACGTTATTTCGACAGGCACGAGGGCGGCACAGGCAATGCGCCCAAATTCCCGATGCCCAATAACTGGCAGCTGCTGATGCGTTACGCGCATTTAACCAACGACGGCGAAATTGCCAAACAGGTAAAGCTTACCCTGCATAAAATGGCCTTCGGGGGTATCTACGATCATGTAGGCGGAGGCTTTGCCCGCTACTCGGTTGATGGCCGCTGGCACGTGCCGCATTTTGAAAAAATGCTGTATGACAATGCACAGCTCATTACCCTGTACTCCGAAGCCTACACCTGGCAGCCCGATGAATTGTATAAAACAGTGGTTGACGAGATCATCCATTTTGCCACAACTGAACTGGCATCGCCGGATATGGGTTTTTACTCGGCCCTGGATGCCGATAGCGAAGGGGTAGAGGGTAAATTTTATATTTTTACTAAAACCGAAATACAAGCCATTTTGGGCGATGATGCCGACTTGTTTTGTATCTACTACCATATTACCGAAGATGGCAACTGGGAAGAAGAACACTCCAACGTGCTCTTCAGAAAAGAAACGGACGCGCAACTGGCCGAAAAGCTGGGTTTAGGAGTAGATGATTTGCTCACACAAGTAAAGGCATCCCGCAAGATGGTGTTCGAAGCCCGCAGCCACCGTATCAGGCCAGGCCTGGACAATAAAATACTGGCATCATGGAACGGGTTAATGCTAAAAGGACTGTGCGAAGCCTACCGGGCTTTTGATGAGCCGGGGTACCTGGAACTTGCTCTGAAGAACGCTGATTTTATCCTGAATAACCTTGTAGGTCAAAATGGCAGGCTCTCACGTGTGTACGGCAGCCCGGTAACTGATGGTATGCCGGTAGCGTTTTTGGATGATTATGCCAATATTATTGACGGCCTCATCGCTTTGTACGAGGTTACCTTCAATGAAGATTGGCTGCAGCAGGCAAAAGCCCTTACAGATACCGCTATAGCCCATTATTACGACGAAATTAACGGCATTTTTTTTTACACTGCCGATGATGATGAGCAATTGATAGCCCGGAAATCGGAAATTATGGACGGGGTTACGCCGGCCAGTAATTCGGCAATGGCGCGCAACCTTAAAAAATTGGGCCTGCTTTTTGATAATGAAAGCTATGCAGCGGTTTCGGCACAGCTGTTACGCAACATTATGCCGCAGCTGGCAAAGTATGGTACAGCTTATTCAAACTGGACTATGTTATTGCTTGATGAAGTGTTTGGCATTTATGAAGTTGCAGTAACCGGCCCCGAAGCCGAAACTGTAAGAAAGGAACTTGAAAATAATTACATACCCAATAAAATTATATTGGGAGGTACAAAAGGAAGTTTACCTTTGTTACAGGATAAGTTTGGTAAATCAACACAAATATTTGTTTGTATAGATAAAACCTGCGGATTACCTGCTAATAACACGGCCGACGCACTAAAACAAATGCAGGCCTGA
- a CDS encoding M1 family metallopeptidase, with translation MRYLKLINILCVGGLFAIANTASAQTDSIKYNHQESFGPITWPVTGQGTRSNAGKPSPTYWQNRADYQIKATLNEGKDTTITGEVTITYTNNSPDQLDYLWLQLDQNLFKPDSRGAAVTPYTGDRFDVRGFSRGGYHISSVEVTYKGETYKVTPVITDARMQLRLNAPMDGKGEKISVKINYDFAIPFYGADRMGRKKFKQGYVYEIAQWYPRMCVYDDVEGWNTLPYMGLGEFYCEYGDFDYYVTAPANMVVVGSGDLQNPEEVLSPAQLSRMAEAKSSDKTVMLIKQNEVGKSSTRPFKGSLTWHYKMLNSRDVAFGASDAFIWDAARVNFPSGRKGIAMSAYPVESAGVDSWGRSTEYLKNSMEIYSKAYFEYPWNSAVNVSGVALGMEYPGAIFCLGGLKKGQLWGDVTHEIGHNWFPMIVGSNERKYMWMDEGFNTFINEYASQQFNKGEYNDTTKQAQRILGQYRNSKDPLMTAPEAIGLNDYGQYYVKTALGMDILRNVVLGPDRFDYAFHEYIKNWAFKHPLPYDLFRAMNDASGEDLNWFWKGWFTTTWKIDQAITGVKYVDDNAANGSLITITNNEKMAMPVDLKITQANGKVETLHLPVNVWQRGGVWTFKYPSTSKIKLMVIDPEHELPDVNLKNNVYYGE, from the coding sequence ATGCGCTATTTAAAACTGATCAACATTTTATGCGTTGGTGGCTTGTTTGCTATCGCAAACACGGCATCGGCACAAACCGACTCCATTAAGTATAATCACCAGGAATCATTTGGCCCCATCACCTGGCCGGTAACCGGGCAGGGCACACGCTCAAATGCCGGCAAACCATCTCCAACTTATTGGCAAAACCGTGCCGATTACCAGATTAAAGCCACTCTGAACGAAGGTAAAGACACCACCATTACCGGCGAAGTTACCATCACCTATACCAACAACAGCCCCGACCAATTGGATTACCTGTGGCTGCAGCTTGACCAAAACTTATTTAAACCCGACTCGCGTGGCGCGGCCGTAACCCCCTACACCGGCGACCGCTTTGATGTGCGTGGCTTTAGCCGTGGCGGTTACCATATCAGTTCGGTTGAGGTTACCTACAAAGGCGAAACCTATAAAGTTACCCCGGTTATTACCGATGCCCGTATGCAACTACGCCTGAATGCCCCAATGGATGGTAAAGGCGAAAAAATAAGCGTGAAGATAAATTATGATTTTGCCATCCCATTTTACGGCGCCGACCGTATGGGTCGTAAAAAATTTAAACAGGGTTACGTTTACGAAATTGCCCAGTGGTACCCGCGTATGTGCGTTTATGACGATGTAGAAGGCTGGAACACCCTGCCCTACATGGGCCTTGGCGAGTTTTACTGCGAATATGGTGATTTTGACTATTACGTAACTGCCCCCGCCAATATGGTGGTTGTAGGATCGGGCGATTTACAGAACCCCGAGGAGGTATTATCGCCAGCGCAGCTGAGCCGTATGGCCGAAGCCAAAAGCAGCGACAAAACAGTCATGCTGATTAAGCAGAACGAAGTTGGTAAATCGTCAACCCGTCCGTTTAAAGGCAGCCTTACCTGGCACTATAAAATGCTGAACAGCCGCGATGTTGCCTTTGGCGCATCCGATGCTTTTATATGGGATGCTGCGAGGGTTAATTTCCCATCGGGCCGTAAGGGTATTGCTATGTCGGCCTACCCTGTTGAGAGTGCCGGCGTTGATAGCTGGGGCCGGTCAACCGAGTATTTGAAAAACAGCATGGAGATTTACTCTAAAGCCTATTTCGAATATCCATGGAACTCGGCTGTCAATGTATCTGGCGTTGCCCTGGGTATGGAATACCCAGGTGCTATATTTTGCCTTGGCGGCCTTAAAAAGGGACAGCTTTGGGGCGATGTTACCCATGAAATTGGCCACAACTGGTTCCCGATGATTGTAGGCTCAAACGAGCGCAAATACATGTGGATGGACGAAGGCTTCAACACGTTTATTAATGAATATGCTTCGCAGCAATTTAACAAGGGCGAGTATAACGATACCACCAAACAGGCACAACGGATTTTAGGCCAGTACCGTAACAGCAAAGACCCATTGATGACCGCGCCCGAGGCCATCGGACTTAACGACTATGGCCAGTACTATGTTAAAACCGCTTTGGGTATGGACATTTTGCGCAACGTGGTTTTAGGCCCCGACCGCTTTGACTATGCCTTCCATGAATACATTAAAAACTGGGCATTTAAACATCCGCTGCCTTATGATTTATTCCGCGCGATGAACGATGCCAGCGGCGAGGATCTGAATTGGTTTTGGAAAGGTTGGTTTACTACTACCTGGAAAATTGATCAGGCTATTACCGGCGTTAAATATGTTGACGATAACGCTGCAAATGGGTCGCTGATCACCATCACCAATAATGAAAAAATGGCAATGCCTGTTGATCTTAAAATTACACAGGCCAATGGCAAGGTTGAAACCCTGCACCTACCCGTAAACGTGTGGCAACGCGGCGGTGTATGGACTTTTAAATATCCATCAACATCAAAAATTAAATTGATGGTGATTGACCCGGAACATGAGTTACCCGATGTTAATTTAAAAAACAACGTTTATTACGGGGAGTAG
- a CDS encoding response regulator — MGITDSGVNILVIDDEELDCVIVKALIKKYLMNPHIDSCQNGKSAIDHLSKINNSNPEHLPDYIFLDLAMPVMDGWQFLAEFDRLKIDSLKKSKIYILTSSVSIDDLTRSKQSLLVTDFINKPLTFEKIKGIFADF, encoded by the coding sequence ATGGGGATTACTGATTCAGGTGTCAACATTCTTGTCATTGATGACGAAGAATTGGATTGTGTTATCGTGAAAGCCTTGATAAAAAAATACTTAATGAATCCCCACATTGACTCTTGCCAAAACGGTAAGAGCGCGATAGACCATCTCAGCAAAATCAATAACAGCAACCCTGAGCATCTTCCGGATTATATTTTTTTGGACCTGGCGATGCCGGTAATGGATGGGTGGCAATTTTTGGCCGAATTTGACCGGTTAAAAATCGATTCATTAAAAAAAAGCAAAATCTATATACTCACCTCCTCTGTAAGCATCGATGATTTAACCAGGTCGAAACAAAGCCTTCTTGTAACCGATTTTATAAATAAGCCCTTAACTTTTGAAAAAATAAAAGGCATATTTGCCGATTTCTGA
- a CDS encoding DUF4348 domain-containing protein, with protein MRIIFIVITLAVLSSCNFSSKVKVHAIDAPGKVVDSGETFGNFRDKFYTDSAFQLSRIKFPLPKVYKETDDEQNVKPDYLQKGQWELNLMLDKSLSRIETTKSDDEANERITTPVDPTVIQKSRFKKINGRWFLVYYETVGF; from the coding sequence GTGAGAATTATATTTATTGTTATAACGCTTGCAGTTTTATCCTCCTGCAACTTTTCATCCAAGGTTAAAGTGCATGCGATTGATGCGCCAGGTAAGGTTGTTGACTCCGGAGAAACCTTTGGCAATTTTCGCGATAAGTTTTATACAGATAGCGCTTTCCAGTTAAGCCGGATAAAGTTTCCACTACCAAAAGTTTACAAAGAAACAGATGACGAGCAGAATGTAAAACCCGATTACCTGCAAAAAGGGCAATGGGAACTAAATTTAATGTTGGATAAAAGCCTATCGCGTATTGAAACCACAAAATCAGATGATGAAGCCAACGAAAGAATAACAACGCCCGTTGATCCAACTGTTATTCAAAAAAGTCGATTCAAAAAAATAAATGGCAGATGGTTCCTGGTATATTACGAAACCGTTGGTTTTTAA
- a CDS encoding transferrin receptor-like dimerization domain-containing protein, whose protein sequence is MKKTLTLGLLALSSASFAQQKTLIGFTPASSAKQLETEKTFDAGLSPQRIGETIKALSAFPHNIGSPGSKAVADKILAMYKSYGLDAHIETYTVLYPTPKTRVLELTAPTTYTAILKEQAVPEDATSGQPNQLPTYNAWSADGDVSGPLVFVNYGLPDDYIKLAAMGIDVKGKIVIAKYGRSWRGIKPKVAYEHGAIGCIIYSDPADDGYSAGDVYPKGAYKNEFGVQRGSVMDMVIYPGDPLTPGVGATKDAKRLDRKDATTILKIPVLPISYHDAQPLLAALDGPVAPGGWAGSLPITYHIGGGKAVVHLKMEFNWDMVPAYDVIAKIKGSTYPDEWVMRGNHHDAWVNGANDPISGQAAMIEETKALGDLLKTGWKPKRSIIYCSWDGEEPGLLGSTEYAEAHDKELQQKTVVYINSDSNGRGFLGAGGSQALESFIDEITNGITDPQTKVSVFDRKKAMELVNAKSTGDKKEILERKGEKLEALGSGSDFSSFLQHLGIPTLDFGFGGEDGGGEYHSIYDSFDDYKRFKDPDFAYGVALAQTAGHSVLRMADAEVLPFDFRSLQATIAKYATELTKLADDTREATKIDNQLIKANDYTLAADPTRLYKAPVAKDTVPPIDFKPLTGALDSLKKSADKLATYWSAATLKDGDHDKLNKLLYQAEQQLLAAEGLPRRGWYRHTIYAPGFYTGYGVKTIPGIREAIEQRNWDEVKQQIVVVAGRINALAGYLAMGAK, encoded by the coding sequence ATGAAGAAAACCCTTACCCTTGGCTTATTGGCGCTGTCGTCGGCAAGTTTCGCGCAGCAAAAAACATTAATTGGCTTTACGCCGGCATCGTCGGCAAAACAACTGGAAACCGAAAAAACGTTTGATGCGGGTTTAAGTCCGCAACGCATTGGCGAAACCATTAAAGCACTTTCAGCATTTCCGCATAACATCGGTTCGCCCGGCAGTAAGGCCGTGGCCGACAAGATATTGGCTATGTACAAAAGCTATGGGCTGGATGCGCATATAGAAACTTACACGGTACTTTACCCAACACCCAAAACGCGGGTACTTGAGCTTACCGCGCCAACAACTTATACCGCTATATTAAAAGAACAGGCCGTACCGGAAGATGCCACATCGGGCCAGCCCAATCAGCTGCCAACTTACAACGCCTGGAGTGCTGATGGTGACGTTAGCGGGCCATTGGTATTTGTAAACTATGGTTTGCCCGATGATTATATTAAACTGGCTGCCATGGGTATTGATGTTAAAGGTAAAATTGTAATTGCTAAATATGGCCGCTCATGGCGGGGCATAAAGCCCAAAGTAGCCTATGAGCATGGGGCTATTGGATGTATCATTTACTCTGACCCTGCTGATGACGGCTACTCCGCAGGCGATGTGTACCCAAAAGGGGCTTACAAGAATGAATTTGGCGTGCAGCGCGGCTCGGTAATGGATATGGTGATTTACCCCGGCGATCCGCTTACGCCGGGCGTTGGCGCTACTAAAGATGCCAAACGCCTGGATAGAAAAGATGCGACCACGATATTAAAAATACCGGTGCTGCCTATAAGCTACCATGATGCCCAGCCTTTACTGGCTGCGCTTGATGGGCCGGTTGCACCCGGTGGATGGGCCGGCTCGTTGCCTATAACTTACCACATAGGTGGCGGCAAGGCCGTGGTACACCTAAAAATGGAATTTAATTGGGATATGGTGCCCGCTTATGATGTAATTGCCAAAATTAAAGGATCAACCTACCCGGATGAGTGGGTAATGCGCGGTAACCACCACGATGCATGGGTAAACGGTGCCAACGACCCTATAAGCGGACAGGCCGCCATGATTGAAGAAACCAAAGCACTTGGCGACCTGCTAAAAACCGGCTGGAAACCCAAACGCAGTATCATATATTGCTCATGGGACGGCGAAGAACCAGGTCTGTTAGGATCGACAGAGTATGCCGAGGCCCACGATAAAGAACTGCAGCAAAAAACGGTGGTATATATTAACTCGGATAGTAATGGCCGCGGCTTTTTAGGCGCAGGCGGCTCGCAGGCGCTGGAAAGTTTTATTGACGAGATAACAAATGGTATAACCGACCCACAGACTAAGGTAAGCGTGTTCGACAGGAAAAAGGCGATGGAACTGGTGAATGCCAAATCAACCGGCGACAAGAAGGAGATTTTGGAACGCAAAGGCGAAAAGCTGGAGGCGCTTGGTTCAGGGTCAGATTTTTCTTCGTTCCTGCAGCATTTGGGTATTCCTACCCTTGATTTTGGTTTTGGTGGTGAAGACGGTGGCGGCGAATATCATTCTATTTATGATTCGTTTGATGATTACAAACGTTTTAAAGATCCTGATTTTGCCTACGGTGTTGCCCTGGCCCAAACTGCCGGCCACTCGGTATTACGCATGGCCGATGCCGAAGTATTGCCGTTTGATTTCAGGAGCCTGCAGGCCACCATTGCTAAATATGCTACCGAACTTACCAAGCTTGCGGATGATACCCGCGAAGCCACCAAAATTGATAACCAGCTCATAAAAGCTAACGATTACACCTTGGCTGCCGACCCAACCCGCCTGTATAAAGCGCCTGTTGCCAAAGATACCGTGCCCCCAATTGATTTTAAACCGCTAACCGGTGCGCTGGATTCTTTAAAGAAAAGCGCCGATAAACTGGCAACCTATTGGAGCGCAGCCACGCTAAAAGATGGCGACCACGATAAGCTAAATAAGCTCTTATATCAAGCCGAGCAGCAATTGCTTGCCGCCGAAGGCCTGCCACGTCGTGGCTGGTATCGCCATACTATTTATGCACCCGGTTTTTATACCGGTTACGGTGTTAAAACCATCCCCGGCATCCGCGAAGCCATTGAACAACGCAATTGGGACGAGGTGAAGCAGCAGATAGTGGTAGTAGCCGGCAGGATTAATGCATTGGCTGGGTATTTGGCTATGGGGGCGAAATAG